The Pseudoxanthomonas sp. CF385 region CCGGAATGCCAGGTGGGTCCGGATGCTTTCGCGGGCGCAGGTGCGGGCTTCGGCGCCGGCTTGGCGGGTGCGGCGGCGGGCACGATGACCGGCGCCAGCACGGGCGTCGGTTCGGGCGCCGGCTCGGGCGCCGGCTCGGGCGCCGCCTGCGCAGCCACGGGGGTTGGCATGACGGCCGCCAGCTCGGCAGCGCGGCTGGACGAAGGCGTGTCGCCGAGCACGGTGCTTTTCGGAACCGGTGCGAGGCGGCTGCGGCGTTGGGAGAAGCCCCAGGCCAACGAACCGACCAGCAGCAGGCCGAATCCGCCCCAGGCCCATACCGGCACGCCACCCTCGCTGCCCGAGGCCTGCGCCAGGCGTTGCTGCGCCGCGGCCAGGTCGCTGTCCTTCATCGCCAGCAGTTGTTCCTGCTGGGTCTTCAGTTTCTCGAGCTCGGCGACCTGGGTGCGCAGTTCCTGCACTTCGGCATCGCGCGCGGCCAGGTCTTCCTTCGATTGCTGCAGTTGTTCGTTCGCCAACATCTCGCCCTCACCGCCGGCGCTCACGCCGGACTGCGTTCCAGAACCCGACGCGCCTGCGGCGGCGGGCGCGATTTCCAGGCGCGCGTCGGCGACCGGCGCCGTACGCGGTGCCGTCGGCGCGGCGGCCGGCGCGACCACGGCGGCCGGCTGCGGAATCGGCGCGCGTGCGCGTCGCCACTCGGCGATCTGGCTGCGCACCAGCGCAGCCGCCTCGTCTTCGAGGATGGTCTGCGCTTCGGCCGATTCCGGCACGCGCAGCACCGCGCCCTGCTTGAGCAGGTTGATGTTGCCGTTGATGAAGGCCTCGGGATTGGCGCGCAGCAGCGCGACCATCGCCTGATCCAGGGTGTAGCCCTGCGCGCGCGCCAACGGCGCTGCGACCTGCGACAGCGACTGCCCACGACGCACCGTCAGCGCATCGCCCGGCGCGAGTTGCGGGGCGGGTGCCGCCGCGACCGTGGGCGTGGGCGCAGGACGTGTCGGAGTGGCTTCAGGCGTGGGCGGCGCGGCCGGAGTGGGTTCCGGGGTGGCCGCCACGACCGGTTCGACCGGGCGCGCGATGGTGTCCGACGGCGCGGCGACCGG contains the following coding sequences:
- a CDS encoding FimV/HubP family polar landmark protein, with the protein product MIGLGLALLSNAALALGLGEINVKSQPGQPLLAEIPIISSEPGELEQLRARLASPTTFERVGLPRPQGLVNELDFSVALDEAGRPVVRVTSRTPVDVPAVNFLIEVDWGQGRLVREYSALVSTPGTLAAAEQPVIDAPVAAPSDTIARPVEPVVAATPEPTPAAPPTPEATPTRPAPTPTVAAAPAPQLAPGDALTVRRGQSLSQVAAPLARAQGYTLDQAMVALLRANPEAFINGNINLLKQGAVLRVPESAEAQTILEDEAAALVRSQIAEWRRARAPIPQPAAVVAPAAAPTAPRTAPVADARLEIAPAAAGASGSGTQSGVSAGGEGEMLANEQLQQSKEDLAARDAEVQELRTQVAELEKLKTQQEQLLAMKDSDLAAAQQRLAQASGSEGGVPVWAWGGFGLLLVGSLAWGFSQRRSRLAPVPKSTVLGDTPSSSRAAELAAVMPTPVAAQAAPEPAPEPAPEPTPVLAPVIVPAAAPAKPAPKPAPAPAKASGPTWHSGGAPAASPAPATAPAGRDRLELAVAYLDLGDVATARDLLNEVAAGADAGARDEALQLLREIG